One window of Cydia pomonella isolate Wapato2018A chromosome 5, ilCydPomo1, whole genome shotgun sequence genomic DNA carries:
- the LOC133518319 gene encoding uncharacterized protein LOC133518319 — translation MNISELFKKQKFEKVHFILLQFQELELPIKFMENIPLTKDLKITLADRCRHCHSMSCEEYEPFTDLGGELYNNFEKLSYIFRYCHRISERNHRPFNWLGGITNLKYRQIEYIFIMHSNGIIHICVSPKIGEIFKPNSCCNLGIHVQSQLLVNFNIRGNIVFKAWNVNLTVFDDDFFNKLVFELTDYFPTYVCMHRKTKTNIIQSPSNWYCIDSCDTFDGFVDNIPENVTLTDVCRKGHLAEWDQPITQKIELGLFKNIKFLSVKNVLLKDDFFGHLFSQCEKLHTLDVFVKNRDTLCLGNDCTLSLFTNLHETKLKNLRLCLRDIDYDNIFNSLSKCRTLENIHICHQRDQNEYGVRASDNSIFMLIEKCCNLYSLFIEAETDKDELEDLKCRLKFAAKMSEKDHLSIQVCYYDGDINPFADVFNPSPLNITQ, via the coding sequence ATGAACATTTCggaactatttaaaaaacaaaaatttgagaaggttcattttattttattgcagttTCAAGAATTAGAACTTCCAATTAAATTTATGGAAAATATACCTTTGACCAAGGATTTAAAAATAACGCTTGCCGATCGGTGCCGACATTGCCATAGCATGAGTTGTGAGGAATATGAACCGTTTACAGATCTTGGAGGAGAATTATACAATAATTTCGAAAAACTAAGTTACATTTTTCGTTATTGTCACAGAATTTCTGAACGAAACCATCGTCCGTTTAACTGGCTAGGAGGAATTACCAATTTGAAGTACAGGCAAATAGAGTACATATTCATAATGCATTCTAATGGCATTATACATATCTGCGTATCTCCTAAAATTGGTGAAATTTTTAAGCCAAATTCCTGCTGCAATTTAGGAATACATGTCCAGTCACAATTGCTTGTAAATTTCAATATAAGAGGAAACATTGTTTTTAAAGCTTGGAATGTTAACTTGACCGTCTTCGacgatgatttttttaataaattggttTTTGAGTTAACTGATTATTTCCCCACTTACGTTTGCATGCACAGAAAAACCAAAACTAACATAATTCAATCACCGAGCAATTGGTACTGCATAGACTCTTGCGATACTTTCGATGGATTTGTAGATAATATACCAGAAAATGTTACGCTGACtgatgtttgtagaaaaggccATTTGGCAGAATGGGATCAGCCCATTACTCAAAAAATAGAACTtggattatttaaaaatattaaatttttaagtgTCAAGAACGTACTTTTAAAAGACGACTTTTTTGGCCATCTTTTCTCACAATGTGAAAAGTTGCACACTCTTGATGTGTTCGTTAAAAATCGTGACACTTTGTGCCTCGGCAACGATTGCACACTGTCTTTATTTACCAACCTGCATGAGACAAAGCTAAAGAATCTAAGGCTTTGTTTAAGAGACATAGATTACGACAATATCTTTAATTCATTGTCGAAATGTCGTACTTTAGAAAATATACACATATGCCACCAACGTGACCAAAACGAATACGGAGTACGAGCAAGTGACAATAGTATCTTTATGCTTATAGAAAAGTGTTGCAATTTATACAGTTTATTCATTGAAGCAGAAACAGATAAAGATGAATTGGAAGATCTTAAATGTCGCTTAAAATTTGCAGCAAAGATGTCGGAAAAAGATCATTTAAGCATCCAGGTGTGCTATTATGACGGCGACATTAACCCGTTTGCAGATGTATTCAACCCAAGTCCACTGAATATCACGCAGTGA